In Legionella cincinnatiensis, the DNA window TATTAAAAGCTTAGTTTTTGCTTTTGTTGTAACCTGGATATCGGTATTCCAGGGATTTGAATGTGTGCCTACTGCAGAAGGCATTAGCCAGGCGACGACTAAAACAGTAGTTTATTCTTCGCTTGCAGTATTAGGACTTGATTTTTTGTTGACTGCAATGATGATTGGAGACTGGTAAATGAATAAGCAACGTTACGTAGATTTTAGTGTTGGCCTGTTTATGTTGCTTGGTGTGTTGGCCTTATTGATTATGACCATGAAAGTGAGTAATTTCTCAAATTTCATGTCTCAAGACCATTATCAGGTAACCGCAGATTTTACTGATATTGGTGGTTTGAAAGTTAGGGCACCTGTTACAGTGGCTGGAGTTAAAATTGGAGAAGTAACGCATATTGAATTGCAGCCAGGGGAGCTTAATGCAAAAGTAACAATGCGCTTGAGAAATGATAAAAAAATTCCTTATGAAGATACTTCAGCACGAATTTTGACTGAAGGGTTGCTTGGCTCAAATTACATTAGTATTGTGCCGGGCTTTGAAGATGAGGAGAGTAAAGATCATCCTTATTTGCAAAATGGAGATGTGATCGATAAAACTCAAGAAGCAATAATTTTAGAAAATTTAATTGGTCAATTACTGTTTAACATTAAAAAATAAGGGTTAAAAACATGAGAATAATAAAAACCATCTTATTCGTTATAGGTGTGATTGTATCTCCATTAATGAGTGCTGCACAAAACTCTCCTATTCCTATGTTAGAGGA includes these proteins:
- the mlaD gene encoding outer membrane lipid asymmetry maintenance protein MlaD — translated: MNKQRYVDFSVGLFMLLGVLALLIMTMKVSNFSNFMSQDHYQVTADFTDIGGLKVRAPVTVAGVKIGEVTHIELQPGELNAKVTMRLRNDKKIPYEDTSARILTEGLLGSNYISIVPGFEDEESKDHPYLQNGDVIDKTQEAIILENLIGQLLFNIKK